gtgttggtttgtgttCTCCTACATCTGTGTTGGTTTGTATTCTAAAcatctgtgttggtttgtgttCTAAACATCTGTATTGGTTTGTGTTCTCCTAcatctgtgttggtttgtgttCTAAACATCTGTGTTGGGTTTGTGTTCTCCTAcatctgtgttggtttgtgttctaaacatctgtgttggtttgtgttCTCCTACATCTGTGTTGGTTTGTATTCTAAACATCTGTGTTGGTTTATGTTCTAAACATCTGTGTTGATGTTCCGTGTTCCAGGGTTCTTCGACCTCAGCGACGCAGCATCCGGTTCTCTGTCCAACTCGTCCAACTCTGTCTTCAGTGAATGTTTGTGTTTGACGGCCGACGCTGACGGAAGAGTACCGCCCACGGGTAAGAACAGGACCATTACCATGGAGACCATATCCCAGCAGTCATTTGGTCTGGACTGAGGTGAACCAGGACCAGGTGTagaaccaggtccagttgaatctTTAAAAATCATTTCAAACTACATAGTTTCTTTAAGTTAACGTTGATGTGATGGTTTTCATATTGGACACATGTTAGACAAATGGTGGACACATTATTGGACAGATATTGGACACACATTGGACACATTATTGCACACATAGTGGACACATATTGGAGACATGTTGGACATGTCTGTGCTGGTcatcttcagtttcagtttcatttgatcctgttgtgtttccatgtttgtttgaCGTCCAGGTCCTTTTCTCCATCTGCTTTGTCCTCAGATGAACTCGTCTGTTGTCTGGACTGTGACGATCTGGTTGCGGGACTTTGTGAAGACTCATCCTCGTCCTCTTCAGTCCGCCGCTCACTCTCAGCTCCCCATCCTTCATCTTTAGACTCTGCCTCCTCTGATCTCCAGTCCAGGTTTCAGTGTGATGTGTACTGCTACCCGAGTCCTCTGCATGCCGTGGCGGTCCAGAGCCCCCTGTTGCTGCAGGTCCTGGGTCATGGAGGGTGGACGAGGGTCGGGGAGACCGCCTCAGACCGTGGACCCCTGAATCCTccggttcctctggttcctccggTTGCTCAGAACTCGTCATGGCTGACCCAGAAGAGACTTGATGGATACATCTATAACCTCCTGCAGCGCCGCCCCCAGCCCATCAGgaccagcagacccaggaccagcaTCGGCACCGACCCAGCAAAGAGCGTCCTCAGGCAGGCCAGTCTGTCTGCAAGGCAGatgtctggatctgggtctggttTTGGGACCTCGTCTCCCCTGAGGCAACGACCTGAGGAAGATAAAAATGAGGAGCAGCAGATCCAGAAGAGCAACACAGACCTGATCCAAAGTGGTTTAAAGGTCACCTGCAGCAGGACTCGGACCATCCAGAACCAGGTTGACATGAACAACACGActctgaagatgaagaggagCACTCGACCTCCTCCTTCTACGACTCCAACCAAAGACGTCAGAGAGGTCGATGGTCCTTCAGCGTCACCTGAAGACGTCCAACCACCATGTTTACCTTCTGAGGACAGAACCTCTCAACCAGGACAGAAAGACAAAGGTGAAAGTCCAGGGCTGGAACCCACTGGTCCAGGTTCTTCTTCCGAGAGCCAGgatgaagcaggaggaggagggagtcACATGGTCAATGCTAAGAGCATCCCTACACAGTGGCAGAACGCAAAACAATGCGGTAAGAATGTAAAGACAAAGGCAAACCGGATGTCGGACCCCACTGACATGGAGAACCCCGGCCACCGATCCCACCTTAGATCCACTTCAACAAGGATTCGGACGTCAGAAGAACAAGGCCATGTCAAAGTCTCCAGGAGAGCGTCAGGTGGGTCGTCAGGGCGACCGTCATCCAGACTCAAACGCCTTCCTGCGTCAATCCCAGAAGACCAAGTGATGGACAAACACAATGTGCGGTCAGGTGTATCCAGGCACCGTCACCATGGAAACCACCGCCACCACCATGGCAGCCACCGTCACCATGGaaaccaccaccactaccacagCAGCCACCGTCACCATGGAAACCACCAccgtcaccatcatcatcctcgTCGTCATCATCACAACCAGGACCAGGTTGCGGTCGTCGCCAAACCGAAGCACAAATGCAGCGACTACTGGCGGTTACGAACTGTCGTGGATGTCCCATACGATGAGGCGTTCAGGCGTGCCCGGCGTTGTCAGAGAAGGGAGAACATGTGCCTGAGCAGTCCGTACTCGTACATGGCGGGAAGCAACTCGGAGTACTCGGCGGAGTGCGCGTCACTCTTCCATTCGACTGTTGTGGACACGAGTGAAGACGAGAAGTCCGACTACACGACCAACTGC
This portion of the Sphaeramia orbicularis chromosome 22, fSphaOr1.1, whole genome shotgun sequence genome encodes:
- the dact1 gene encoding LOW QUALITY PROTEIN: dapper homolog 1 (The sequence of the model RefSeq protein was modified relative to this genomic sequence to represent the inferred CDS: inserted 2 bases in 1 codon); amino-acid sequence: MPLSAPGRRAAERRSSIRERMEAAASGVGELDYLRHRQELLVRXAALEERPRESSGPGSGLLLEENILLLKKQLNCLRRPDPGLGSQLQGLDQQINDLRLDDRPSHDPLETDSRPSSGFFDLSDAASGSLSNSSNSVFSECLCLTADADGRVPPTDELVCCLDCDDLVAGLCEDSSSSSSVRRSLSAPHPSSLDSASSDLQSRFQCDVYCYPSPLHAVAVQSPLLLQVLGHGGWTRVGETASDRGPLNPPVPLVPPVAQNSSWLTQKRLDGYIYNLLQRRPQPIRTSRPRTSIGTDPAKSVLRQASLSARQMSGSGSGFGTSSPLRQRPEEDKNEEQQIQKSNTDLIQSGLKVTCSRTRTIQNQVDMNNTTLKMKRSTRPPPSTTPTKDVREVDGPSASPEDVQPPCLPSEDRTSQPGQKDKGESPGLEPTGPGSSSESQDEAGGGGSHMVNAKSIPTQWQNAKQCGKNVKTKANRMSDPTDMENPGHRSHLRSTSTRIRTSEEQGHVKVSRRASGGSSGRPSSRLKRLPASIPEDQVMDKHNVRSGVSRHRHHGNHRHHHGSHRHHGNHHHYHSSHRHHGNHHRHHHHPRRHHHNQDQVAVVAKPKHKCSDYWRLRTVVDVPYDEAFRRARRCQRRENMCLSSPYSYMAGSNSEYSAECASLFHSTVVDTSEDEKSDYTTNCFGDSESSSDGDDVEESATTSNIEERGGAGLMSRGQGQMGGGSRAEVTEQEVTQTKAFVKIKVSHNLKKKILRFRGGSLKLMTTV